A genomic segment from Actinomycetota bacterium encodes:
- a CDS encoding transcriptional repressor — MDTPRREPDKTHAPLPQRRATRQRAAIRDVLRQAGGFRTAQELHEDLRRGGQPVGLTTVYRELQKLADAGEIDALVKPAGETIYRLCNSHDHHHHLVCRACGVSVEVESEAVEEWAQRTATAHGFRDVIHTAEVFGLCGDCSK, encoded by the coding sequence ATGGACACTCCACGTCGGGAACCTGACAAGACACACGCCCCGCTCCCGCAACGCAGAGCAACGCGTCAACGCGCTGCTATCAGAGACGTCCTCCGGCAAGCCGGCGGGTTTCGTACTGCGCAGGAGCTACACGAGGACCTGCGAAGGGGTGGGCAGCCCGTCGGCTTGACCACCGTCTATAGGGAATTGCAGAAGCTCGCAGACGCCGGCGAGATCGACGCGCTGGTGAAGCCGGCGGGCGAGACGATCTACCGGCTGTGCAATTCGCACGACCACCACCACCATCTGGTGTGCAGAGCTTGTGGGGTGTCCGTCGAGGTCGAGAGTGAAGCCGTCGAGGAGTGGGCGCAGCGGACCGCAACGGCGCACGGATTCCGCGACGTGATCCACACCGCCGAAGTGTTCGGACTTTGTGGAGACTGCTCAAAATAA
- a CDS encoding response regulator transcription factor: MSKLLLIEDEESFGEALQYQLQREGYQVERVTDGATGLERFNANGADLILLDLMLPGLGGEEVCKAIRRSSSVPIIMLTAKDAEFDKVLGLELGADDYVTKPFSARELIARVKAVLRRSTTGAASSDGVLEGGGIRLDPDRFEVSVRGEPVHLPRKEFELLELLMENAGRVLSRETLIDRIWGSDYFGDSRTLDVHIKRLRAKCEESPHSPNHLITIRGLGYKFVP, encoded by the coding sequence GTGTCGAAGCTGCTGCTGATCGAAGACGAAGAGAGCTTCGGAGAGGCGCTGCAATACCAGCTCCAGCGAGAGGGCTACCAGGTCGAACGCGTGACGGACGGAGCGACCGGGTTGGAGCGCTTCAACGCCAACGGTGCCGACCTGATCCTTCTCGATCTGATGCTGCCCGGGTTGGGCGGTGAGGAGGTCTGCAAGGCGATTCGCCGCTCGTCGAGCGTTCCGATCATCATGCTGACCGCCAAGGACGCGGAGTTCGACAAGGTGCTCGGCTTGGAGCTGGGCGCCGACGACTACGTGACGAAGCCGTTCAGCGCGCGGGAGCTGATCGCCCGCGTCAAGGCGGTGTTGCGGCGGAGCACGACGGGGGCCGCCTCTTCAGACGGCGTTCTGGAGGGTGGTGGGATCAGGCTCGACCCCGATCGATTCGAGGTCAGCGTCAGAGGGGAACCCGTGCACCTGCCGCGCAAAGAGTTCGAACTCCTGGAGCTGCTGATGGAGAACGCGGGTCGCGTGCTCAGCCGGGAGACCCTGATCGATCGCATCTGGGGCTCCGACTACTTCGGTGACTCCAGGACGCTGGACGTCCACATCAAGCGACTGCGCGCCAAGTGCGAGGAGTCGCCGCACTCGCCGAACCACCTCATCACGATCAGGGGCCTGGGCTACAAGTTCGTCCCCTAA
- a CDS encoding glycoside hydrolase family 5 protein, protein MVEDRALDELQDFTSWLSENRADGFIGEVGWPRDTGDADQWNHLAERWMQHADASGLWVTAWATGEWWPQDYRLAIYTASDSSGLDTVHSQAVVLERHLAHPGRGVNVAGAEFAAPSVAPKSAFSNRNAGTYGVDYHYDSQETFDFLARRGVGMVRIPFRWERLQPRLGRPLSKLELQRLADAVQRAGTAGLEVVLDMHNYGAYYKDRNGHGIRRAIGTTRCTTADFADVWRRLSRRFDDNRTVIGYGLMNEPIGIPPTDRATPARRWERISQRVLNTIRARHDVTTILVPGYEWSGVQSWRQNHPDGWITDPANQFRYEAHHYWDRDHSGTYVLSYDEENTP, encoded by the coding sequence TTGGTTGAGGACCGCGCCCTAGATGAATTGCAGGACTTCACCTCCTGGCTAAGTGAGAACCGCGCCGATGGCTTCATCGGGGAGGTTGGGTGGCCCCGCGATACGGGCGACGCGGATCAGTGGAACCACCTCGCCGAGCGGTGGATGCAGCACGCGGACGCATCGGGGCTGTGGGTAACGGCGTGGGCGACCGGGGAGTGGTGGCCCCAGGACTACAGGCTCGCGATCTACACGGCCAGCGACAGCAGTGGCCTTGACACGGTTCACTCACAGGCGGTGGTACTCGAGCGGCATCTCGCTCACCCCGGGCGCGGCGTCAACGTTGCGGGTGCGGAGTTCGCGGCTCCAAGCGTCGCGCCCAAGTCTGCTTTCTCGAACAGGAACGCCGGCACGTACGGGGTGGACTATCACTACGACTCTCAAGAGACCTTCGACTTCCTGGCGCGGCGCGGCGTCGGCATGGTGCGGATCCCGTTCCGGTGGGAACGGCTGCAGCCGCGGCTGGGCCGGCCGCTCTCGAAGCTCGAGCTACAGCGACTGGCCGACGCGGTGCAGCGAGCGGGGACCGCCGGGCTCGAGGTCGTGCTCGACATGCACAACTACGGCGCCTACTACAAAGACCGGAACGGTCACGGAATCAGGCGAGCCATCGGGACGACGCGCTGCACGACAGCGGACTTCGCGGACGTCTGGCGGCGCCTCAGCAGGAGGTTCGACGACAACCGAACCGTCATCGGCTACGGCCTCATGAACGAGCCGATCGGCATCCCGCCGACCGACCGAGCAACACCTGCGCGGAGGTGGGAACGGATCTCGCAGCGGGTGCTGAACACGATCCGCGCGCGGCACGACGTCACGACGATCCTCGTGCCGGGCTACGAATGGTCCGGTGTGCAGAGCTGGAGGCAGAACCACCCCGATGGGTGGATCACCGATCCCGCCAACCAGTTCCGCTACGAAGCCCACCACTACTGGGACCGAGACCACTCCGGGACCTACGTGCTGTCCTATGACGAAGAGAACACCCCCTAA
- a CDS encoding glycosyltransferase yields MITSLLALACVSLAAAFLGLLALGGRWRIARLDSALLYSIIVAIPAYVLGEYVWQLPDMNLWVGIGLIVASCVVTALIRPDWNPAGQAFLGTLALTSLPFLALGGGLAFIPGRAFILRVGDLGFVALQAFALVLLVMGTHETLDATSRVRWRRRTTGRHVPGYTPFISVHVATHNEPPELVIETLKSLKELDYPAHEVIVLDNNTTDPELWQPVDTFCREEGLKFVHLENWPGYKSGALNYGLEILDPRTEIIAIVDADFIVDRDWLQQTSGYFADPKTAIVQTAQGFRSEIDTGFFHRLGLTYRTFDAIGLPSRNERNAIIFAGTMGLIRRSALLEAGGWGEWCVTEDAELSLRILARGYTATFVERIFGYGVMPLTFAALKSQRFRWCFGGIQLLRKHWRLLMTGRGVDDDGTELELTRAQRYDYLAGGLQWFGAPLTAVFGVLLVAGIAARFLGFDATLRPLTGFFVAVPALLLVTGVIRAVWALRLRLNATAGDAFGVFLIFLSMTWAVTLACFKGLIQMQGAFLRTPKFKENQSLVQTLKATRAETPFAVLLTAAGALAATSVGGGEGAFLAVLAGWSALVFWSAPAAAFAASRTRIRSGALRHRRDLESERQRKPVYLRPSSYALAGASALLLLLVLGGSVAVTPERAQGDIGSMFALPRESAEDTEDGRAPAVVDKPERPGVVTPAAGRRGDVRRAADSGRATRNGSSTRTGTGGNTNARPGGATGQATPAAQPTAAAPVPQASPAAQPTAQPTSQPAPAASPAPQASPAAQPSPAPRPTSTPQARPTDRPGGGG; encoded by the coding sequence GTGATCACTAGTCTGCTCGCACTCGCGTGCGTTTCGTTGGCCGCGGCGTTCCTCGGCCTGTTGGCCTTAGGGGGCCGCTGGAGGATCGCGCGCCTCGACTCGGCTCTTCTTTACTCGATCATCGTAGCGATACCCGCCTACGTCCTCGGCGAGTACGTCTGGCAGCTTCCCGACATGAACCTGTGGGTCGGGATTGGCCTCATCGTCGCCAGCTGCGTCGTGACGGCCCTGATCCGCCCAGACTGGAACCCTGCCGGCCAAGCCTTCCTTGGAACCCTCGCGCTCACGTCGCTGCCGTTCCTGGCGCTTGGAGGCGGCCTCGCCTTCATCCCCGGACGGGCCTTCATCCTGCGCGTGGGCGACCTCGGGTTCGTCGCGCTGCAGGCGTTCGCCCTCGTGTTGCTGGTGATGGGAACCCACGAGACCCTCGACGCGACCAGCCGCGTGCGCTGGCGGCGACGCACGACCGGTCGCCACGTTCCGGGGTACACACCGTTCATATCGGTCCACGTCGCCACCCACAACGAACCGCCCGAGCTCGTGATCGAGACGCTGAAGTCGCTCAAGGAGCTTGACTACCCGGCGCACGAGGTGATCGTGCTCGACAACAACACGACCGATCCGGAGCTGTGGCAACCCGTAGACACCTTCTGCCGCGAGGAGGGGTTGAAGTTCGTGCACCTCGAGAACTGGCCCGGCTACAAGTCCGGCGCGCTGAACTACGGCCTCGAGATCCTCGACCCGCGCACCGAGATCATCGCGATCGTCGACGCCGACTTCATCGTCGATCGCGACTGGCTGCAGCAGACCTCCGGCTACTTCGCCGACCCGAAGACCGCGATCGTGCAGACGGCGCAGGGCTTCCGTTCCGAGATCGACACCGGCTTCTTTCATCGTCTCGGCCTCACGTACCGCACCTTCGACGCCATCGGACTTCCGAGCCGCAACGAGCGCAACGCGATCATCTTCGCAGGCACCATGGGGTTGATCCGGCGCAGCGCGCTGCTGGAGGCGGGCGGCTGGGGCGAGTGGTGCGTGACCGAAGACGCCGAGCTTTCGCTGCGGATCCTCGCGCGCGGCTACACCGCGACCTTCGTCGAGCGCATCTTCGGGTACGGCGTGATGCCGCTCACGTTCGCAGCGCTAAAGAGCCAGCGCTTCCGCTGGTGCTTCGGCGGCATCCAACTCCTGCGCAAGCACTGGCGCCTGCTGATGACCGGCCGCGGTGTCGATGACGACGGCACCGAGCTCGAGCTAACGAGGGCGCAGCGGTACGACTACCTCGCCGGCGGACTGCAGTGGTTCGGAGCGCCTTTGACCGCCGTATTCGGGGTCCTGCTGGTCGCCGGCATCGCGGCGAGGTTCCTCGGCTTCGACGCGACACTGCGCCCTCTGACCGGCTTCTTCGTCGCCGTCCCCGCCCTGCTCCTCGTCACCGGCGTCATCCGCGCGGTGTGGGCGTTGCGCCTGCGTCTCAATGCAACTGCTGGCGACGCGTTCGGAGTCTTCCTGATCTTTCTGTCGATGACGTGGGCGGTCACGCTGGCTTGCTTCAAGGGACTCATCCAGATGCAAGGTGCTTTCCTGCGCACGCCCAAATTCAAAGAGAACCAGAGCCTCGTTCAAACGCTGAAGGCGACGCGCGCCGAGACCCCCTTCGCCGTGCTGCTGACGGCCGCGGGCGCCTTGGCAGCGACGTCCGTCGGCGGAGGCGAAGGCGCGTTCCTCGCCGTCCTCGCCGGCTGGAGCGCGCTCGTCTTCTGGAGCGCTCCCGCGGCGGCGTTCGCGGCCTCCCGCACAAGGATCCGCTCGGGAGCTCTGCGCCACCGGCGCGACCTCGAGTCCGAACGTCAGCGCAAGCCCGTCTATCTGCGCCCGAGCAGCTACGCGTTGGCCGGAGCGAGCGCCCTTCTCCTGCTGTTGGTCCTCGGCGGCAGCGTCGCGGTCACGCCCGAGAGGGCACAGGGCGACATCGGGAGCATGTTCGCGCTGCCTCGCGAAAGTGCTGAAGACACTGAAGATGGGCGGGCGCCTGCGGTCGTCGACAAACCCGAGCGGCCGGGTGTTGTGACTCCGGCAGCGGGTCGTCGCGGCGACGTGAGGCGCGCGGCGGACAGCGGACGGGCGACTAGGAACGGCTCGTCGACGCGGACCGGTACCGGTGGCAACACCAACGCCAGGCCCGGCGGAGCAACCGGCCAAGCGACGCCGGCAGCACAACCGACCGCCGCGGCCCCCGTGCCACAGGCCAGTCCCGCGGCGCAACCGACGGCCCAGCCGACGTCCCAGCCGGCGCCGGCGGCCTCTCCGGCACCTCAGGCGAGTCCCGCCGCACAGCCAAGTCCCGCGCCGCGGCCGACCTCAACACCGCAGGCTCGCCCGACCGACCGGCCCGGAGGCGGCGGTTAA
- the phoU gene encoding phosphate signaling complex protein PhoU, translating to MMRLNFHDELEAAEGRLLAEGRMVRKQLERVMQALRERNEDCAREVIEEDDQVDDVYLATQSRVLNLLALQAPVAGDLRLVSAILHSNVHIERMGDLCVNIAKFVLNKHPYPSDSPMMVRLNEMGDRAAEMIDLALSAFAQRSEELAADLPDRDSVLDRLNRGMLEDLKTYAGDEESFEWATKLILVARYLERFGDHAVDIGEQISFLVTGVFREFTDASHPGEDPQPYSPNGQGFSER from the coding sequence ATGATGAGGCTGAACTTCCACGACGAGCTCGAGGCGGCGGAGGGCCGGCTGCTCGCCGAGGGGCGCATGGTCCGCAAGCAGCTCGAGCGGGTGATGCAGGCGCTGCGCGAGCGCAACGAGGATTGCGCTAGAGAGGTGATCGAGGAAGACGACCAGGTCGACGACGTATACCTTGCGACGCAATCCCGAGTCCTGAACCTCCTTGCCCTGCAGGCACCCGTCGCGGGCGACCTGCGGCTTGTCAGCGCGATCCTGCACTCGAACGTTCACATCGAGCGCATGGGTGACCTGTGCGTGAACATCGCCAAGTTCGTCCTGAACAAACACCCCTACCCGTCGGACTCGCCGATGATGGTTCGGCTGAACGAGATGGGGGACCGCGCGGCCGAGATGATCGACCTCGCTCTGTCCGCTTTCGCGCAGCGCAGCGAGGAGCTGGCGGCGGACCTACCCGATCGGGATTCGGTACTCGACAGGCTGAACCGCGGGATGCTGGAGGATCTCAAGACCTACGCGGGTGACGAAGAGAGCTTCGAGTGGGCGACGAAGCTGATCCTGGTTGCTCGCTACCTGGAGCGTTTTGGGGACCACGCCGTCGATATCGGGGAGCAGATCTCCTTCCTCGTCACGGGCGTCTTCCGCGAGTTCACCGACGCGTCACATCCCGGGGAGGATCCGCAGCCGTACTCGCCGAACGGTCAGGGGTTCTCAGAGCGCTGA
- a CDS encoding ATP-binding protein, whose amino-acid sequence MTEALFLAAGAVVGVLVTLFVVRSSRTAPTETRSDPPPAEQAGPASRLHGSTWEVLDEIAEGVLLLDDRLRPVMANAAAGKILGIQGNDLPARLPSEEVVVVARRALAEGSEIEELLTLWFPRRSWIKARAVPIGEGADVLLILQDVTEESLSQRVRREFVAHASHELKSPVASLQTLAEAVEQAAGNDQQAVARFSHKMVGEAARLASLINDLLDLSRLEDPAAIPSDPVDLSQLAARELGRARASAEAKSMDLRADIQPGVWVKGDDQQLGVMIRNLLENAIRYTPALGTVTVEVKTTGGDAFLSVSDTGIGIPLEAQARVFERFYRVDRARSRARGGTGLGLAIVKHVAELHGGEVTLSSELGEGSTFQTRLPALPPGPSVTSLAG is encoded by the coding sequence GTGACAGAGGCTCTCTTCCTCGCCGCAGGCGCGGTCGTCGGCGTCCTCGTGACCCTCTTCGTCGTCCGCTCGTCTCGCACGGCGCCGACCGAAACCCGTTCCGATCCGCCCCCGGCCGAACAAGCAGGTCCGGCCTCGCGGCTGCATGGCTCCACCTGGGAGGTCCTGGACGAGATCGCGGAAGGTGTCCTCCTCCTCGACGACAGGCTGCGGCCGGTGATGGCGAACGCCGCGGCCGGAAAGATCCTCGGGATCCAGGGCAACGACCTCCCGGCGCGGCTGCCCTCCGAGGAGGTCGTGGTCGTGGCGCGGCGGGCTCTGGCCGAGGGGAGCGAGATCGAGGAGCTGCTTACCCTCTGGTTCCCCAGGAGATCGTGGATCAAAGCGCGAGCCGTCCCGATCGGCGAGGGCGCCGATGTCCTACTGATCCTCCAGGACGTCACCGAAGAGTCGTTGTCGCAGCGGGTCAGACGGGAATTCGTCGCGCACGCGTCACACGAGCTGAAGAGCCCGGTGGCGAGCCTGCAAACGCTGGCAGAGGCCGTCGAACAAGCCGCCGGGAACGATCAGCAGGCCGTAGCGCGGTTCTCACACAAGATGGTCGGCGAGGCCGCGCGTCTGGCAAGCCTCATCAACGACCTCTTGGATCTGTCTCGACTCGAAGACCCCGCGGCGATCCCGTCCGACCCCGTGGACCTCTCGCAACTCGCGGCGAGGGAACTGGGTCGCGCGAGAGCGTCGGCCGAGGCGAAGAGCATGGACCTGCGGGCGGACATCCAGCCGGGTGTGTGGGTAAAGGGCGACGACCAGCAGCTGGGCGTGATGATCCGCAACCTCCTCGAGAACGCGATCCGCTACACGCCGGCGCTCGGCACGGTGACCGTAGAGGTGAAGACGACAGGGGGCGACGCCTTCCTCAGCGTGAGCGACACCGGAATCGGCATCCCGCTCGAGGCGCAGGCGCGGGTCTTCGAGCGCTTCTACCGCGTCGACCGAGCTCGTTCTCGCGCCCGCGGCGGGACCGGGCTCGGCCTGGCGATCGTGAAGCATGTCGCAGAGCTGCATGGAGGCGAGGTCACCTTGAGCAGCGAGCTGGGCGAGGGTTCGACCTTCCAAACGAGGCTGCCGGCGCTCCCACCCGGGCCGAGCGTCACATCCCTCGCGGGCTGA
- a CDS encoding DUF2243 domain-containing protein: MRRDRIGYFMVGVGTGALLDGVVLHQLLQWHHLLSLKTPVTTVGGLERNTLADGIFHITFLVVLLVGIALLVGAPIEPRPLVALGLVGWGVFHVIDQLVFHLALQAHHIREGVENPELYDWTFFGIGLAFIAAGSFMYRGRA; this comes from the coding sequence ATGAGAAGAGACAGGATCGGCTACTTCATGGTCGGTGTTGGGACCGGCGCGTTGCTGGATGGCGTCGTTCTCCACCAGCTCCTGCAGTGGCACCACCTGTTGTCCCTGAAGACGCCGGTGACCACCGTCGGAGGGCTCGAGAGAAACACGCTGGCGGATGGCATCTTCCACATCACGTTCCTGGTTGTCCTGCTCGTCGGGATCGCGCTACTGGTCGGAGCTCCGATCGAGCCCCGCCCGCTGGTCGCGCTCGGACTCGTCGGCTGGGGCGTGTTCCACGTCATCGACCAGCTCGTCTTCCATCTCGCGTTGCAGGCCCACCACATCCGTGAGGGCGTGGAGAACCCGGAGCTCTACGACTGGACCTTCTTCGGCATCGGGTTGGCCTTCATCGCCGCTGGGAGCTTCATGTACCGGGGGCGCGCCTAA
- a CDS encoding polysaccharide deacetylase family protein, which translates to MLKRSLRLALLAAVVLVMSVSPLASAQSPRERSRAKPPSRPPAEWVTGPSGQMLLTLEGPTKLAHLFDVLTMLDAADARASFFLPGRWLAQHASTGMLIVAEGHALGNRGFGTERFTNLSESAVRSSIRRAATTLQELGIDAGPFLRPPGGARNTKVLRVAAGLGYGAVRWSYQAGKGAATEIERNVVDKARPGSIVSLQLWRRSHREALPGILQKLRSSGSDLATISALRDVEPVRWDVTLRPGARVPAVRSLQQALRERTYDPGPLDGVFSESTLQAVYAFEKLHGLRRDGIVTPQQLEQLVVSEKPEAPDRGTPSFVDVDLSRQVSLEVREGEVVRTLSISSGSGEYYMSDGERSKAETPTGEFEILWKIPGWRHSDLGELWYPSYFHEAGYAFHGSTFVPPYPDSHGCIRLPMYVTKSFYADNPVGTKVFVHD; encoded by the coding sequence GTGCTGAAGAGGTCGCTGAGGCTCGCGCTGCTAGCAGCGGTCGTCCTCGTTATGTCGGTCTCGCCGCTCGCGAGCGCTCAATCGCCGCGCGAGCGCTCCCGTGCGAAGCCGCCCTCGCGTCCCCCTGCCGAATGGGTCACCGGTCCCAGCGGCCAGATGCTGCTCACGCTCGAAGGACCCACGAAGCTCGCGCACCTCTTCGACGTACTAACCATGCTCGACGCCGCGGATGCACGGGCTTCTTTCTTCCTGCCGGGACGCTGGCTCGCGCAGCACGCCAGCACCGGCATGCTGATCGTTGCGGAGGGGCACGCACTGGGAAACCGCGGCTTCGGGACCGAGAGGTTCACCAACCTCAGCGAGTCCGCAGTGCGCTCCTCGATCCGGCGGGCGGCGACGACGCTGCAGGAGCTGGGGATAGATGCAGGACCGTTCCTTCGACCACCGGGAGGCGCCCGGAACACGAAAGTCTTGCGGGTGGCGGCGGGGCTCGGTTACGGGGCGGTGCGGTGGAGCTACCAGGCCGGCAAGGGGGCCGCTACCGAGATCGAGCGGAACGTCGTCGACAAGGCCCGGCCCGGGTCGATCGTGTCGTTGCAGCTCTGGAGGCGTAGTCACAGAGAAGCTCTTCCCGGGATCCTCCAGAAGCTGAGATCGAGCGGCTCAGACCTCGCGACGATCAGCGCGCTCCGAGACGTCGAGCCGGTCCGGTGGGACGTGACGCTAAGGCCGGGTGCCAGGGTCCCGGCCGTGCGATCCCTGCAGCAGGCGCTACGCGAACGCACCTACGATCCGGGTCCACTCGACGGCGTTTTCTCGGAGTCGACGCTGCAAGCGGTGTATGCCTTCGAAAAGCTTCATGGACTACGAAGAGATGGCATCGTCACGCCACAACAGCTTGAGCAGCTGGTGGTGTCGGAGAAACCCGAGGCTCCCGACCGCGGCACCCCCAGCTTCGTCGATGTCGATCTGTCACGTCAGGTCTCGCTCGAGGTGCGCGAGGGAGAGGTCGTGCGAACGCTGTCGATCTCCAGCGGAAGCGGCGAGTACTACATGTCCGACGGCGAGCGGAGCAAAGCCGAGACTCCGACCGGTGAGTTCGAGATCCTGTGGAAGATCCCGGGATGGAGACACAGCGACCTGGGCGAGCTCTGGTACCCGTCCTATTTCCACGAGGCAGGCTACGCGTTCCACGGGAGCACCTTCGTGCCCCCCTATCCCGATAGTCATGGGTGTATCCGGCTCCCGATGTATGTCACGAAGAGCTTCTACGCGGACAACCCCGTCGGCACCAAGGTGTTCGTTCATGACTAG
- a CDS encoding ZIP family metal transporter, with protein MDVTVVVATFATLLAISALSLVGAVTLVLAPATLRKSLIILVAFAAGALLGDAFVHILPEVAESENGFDLPASLSLVGGVVVFFVLEKVLHWHHSHLPTEEVLHPVASMNLVGDVLHNFIDGAIVAAAFAVSPAVGIATAVAVALHEIPQELGDFGILLHAGLRPRKALMLNFATGLASIAGGAATLFLASLGSIERPLLPFTAGAFVYIASTDLIPELHKEPEPMKSAIQVLALLAGVGTMVALLALE; from the coding sequence ATGGATGTGACCGTGGTCGTAGCCACCTTCGCGACTCTCCTCGCCATCAGCGCGCTGTCTCTGGTCGGCGCGGTCACGCTGGTTCTCGCTCCAGCCACGTTGCGCAAGAGCCTCATCATCCTCGTGGCATTCGCAGCTGGAGCGCTCCTGGGCGACGCCTTCGTCCACATCCTCCCGGAGGTCGCTGAATCCGAGAACGGGTTCGACCTGCCGGCGTCACTCTCGCTCGTGGGCGGCGTGGTCGTCTTCTTCGTCCTCGAGAAGGTGTTGCACTGGCATCACTCGCACCTGCCAACCGAGGAGGTGCTGCACCCAGTCGCGTCTATGAACCTGGTTGGAGACGTCCTCCACAACTTCATCGACGGCGCCATCGTCGCGGCTGCATTCGCGGTCTCGCCCGCGGTGGGGATCGCTACGGCTGTCGCGGTCGCGCTGCACGAGATCCCTCAGGAGCTGGGCGACTTCGGGATCCTCCTACACGCCGGGCTCCGTCCGCGCAAGGCGCTGATGCTCAACTTCGCGACGGGGCTGGCATCCATCGCGGGCGGTGCAGCAACGTTGTTCCTGGCGTCGCTCGGTTCGATCGAGCGCCCGCTGCTGCCGTTCACTGCCGGGGCGTTCGTCTACATCGCCAGCACTGACCTGATCCCCGAGCTGCACAAAGAGCCCGAGCCGATGAAGTCCGCCATCCAGGTGCTGGCGCTCCTCGCGGGCGTGGGGACGATGGTGGCTCTGTTGGCGCTTGAGTGA
- the sigH gene encoding RNA polymerase sporulation sigma factor SigH has protein sequence MASVWTEDQAGTSELEDLDLVQRVRAGEERCLEVLLSRYRNFARSKARSYFLAGSDKEDVVQEGMIGLFKAIRDFDLDQETPFRAFAELCISRQILTAIKTANRQKHQPLNSSISLDAPAYGDDQNDRSLGDHLVASTTSDPVELVISAQEIEAIRDSMTETLTELEGDVLRLYMDGKSYEEIAGALGNHVKSIDNALQRIKRKLQRHLATRDADEVVAG, from the coding sequence GTGGCAAGTGTGTGGACGGAAGATCAGGCTGGCACCTCCGAGCTCGAAGACCTCGATCTCGTCCAGCGGGTGCGGGCAGGCGAGGAGCGCTGCCTGGAGGTCCTCCTCTCGCGCTACCGCAACTTCGCCCGCTCGAAGGCTCGCTCCTACTTCCTCGCCGGCTCCGACAAGGAAGACGTCGTCCAGGAGGGGATGATCGGCCTCTTCAAGGCGATCCGTGACTTCGACCTCGATCAGGAGACGCCCTTCAGGGCCTTCGCCGAGCTGTGCATCTCGCGGCAGATCCTCACCGCGATCAAGACGGCCAACCGCCAGAAGCACCAGCCGCTGAACTCTTCGATCTCGCTCGACGCTCCTGCCTACGGCGACGACCAGAACGACCGCTCGCTGGGTGACCACCTTGTTGCCTCCACGACCTCGGATCCGGTCGAGCTCGTGATCTCCGCGCAGGAGATCGAGGCCATCCGCGACTCGATGACGGAGACGCTCACTGAGCTCGAGGGCGACGTGCTCCGCCTCTACATGGACGGGAAGTCCTACGAGGAGATCGCGGGGGCTCTCGGCAACCACGTGAAGTCCATCGACAACGCTCTTCAGCGCATCAAGCGCAAGCTGCAGCGCCATCTCGCGACACGCGACGCGGACGAAGTAGTAGCCGGCTAA
- a CDS encoding PAC2 family protein — translation MPDPNEMLNQHEEISLNDPILVAAFRGWNDAGDAASYAATHLARVWSSRKVASIDPEEFYDFQAVRPQVELHDGITRVIRWPENDFSAAKLPGLPHDVLLLVGTEPNVRWKTFSGVIVEMARRHDVQLVITLGALLADVPHSRPTPITGTAADQELIERLGLQRSRYEGPTGIVGVLHESFARAGIASASLWAAVPHYLAVSPNPKAALALVDKAVGLIGAPAEVDDLQRASLAYEERVSEMVATDEDVQAYVQLLEARADERAEESPISAEELPSGEALAAELEKFLRERDD, via the coding sequence ATGCCGGACCCGAACGAGATGCTCAACCAGCACGAAGAGATCTCCCTCAACGACCCGATCCTGGTCGCGGCCTTCCGCGGCTGGAACGACGCGGGCGACGCTGCTTCGTATGCGGCCACTCACCTAGCTCGCGTCTGGTCTTCGAGGAAGGTGGCGTCGATCGACCCCGAGGAGTTCTACGACTTCCAGGCGGTGCGGCCTCAGGTCGAGCTCCACGACGGGATCACGCGCGTGATCCGCTGGCCGGAGAATGACTTCTCCGCCGCGAAGCTTCCGGGTCTGCCTCACGACGTTCTGCTTCTCGTCGGGACCGAGCCGAACGTGCGCTGGAAGACGTTCAGCGGAGTCATAGTCGAGATGGCACGCCGTCACGACGTGCAGCTGGTGATCACTCTCGGCGCCTTGCTCGCGGACGTGCCGCACTCTCGCCCGACGCCTATCACCGGGACGGCGGCGGACCAGGAGCTGATCGAACGTCTCGGTCTTCAACGATCGCGCTACGAAGGGCCGACCGGCATCGTGGGCGTGCTTCATGAGTCCTTCGCGCGCGCCGGGATCGCTTCCGCAAGTCTGTGGGCCGCCGTCCCGCACTACCTGGCGGTCAGCCCGAACCCGAAAGCAGCTCTGGCTCTAGTTGACAAGGCCGTCGGGCTGATCGGCGCGCCGGCGGAGGTCGACGATCTGCAGCGTGCCAGCCTGGCCTACGAGGAGCGGGTCTCGGAGATGGTTGCAACGGACGAAGACGTGCAGGCGTACGTCCAACTGCTGGAGGCTCGAGCGGACGAGAGGGCCGAGGAAAGCCCGATCTCGGCCGAAGAGCTGCCGTCCGGAGAAGCGCTGGCGGCCGAGCTAGAGAAGTTCCTCCGCGAACGAGACGACTGA